The Apis cerana isolate GH-2021 linkage group LG10, AcerK_1.0, whole genome shotgun sequence DNA window TTGGCAACCGCAACAAGAACGAGACTGGCCGACTTTAACGTGTTCATAGATAAATCTAATGGCCCATGCTAATTAGAAACAAAGACCATTATCGGCCCTCCCCAGCCGGGCAAAAACAAATTTGCCGCTCGTATCTATTACCGATTCCGCTTGTTCGTAACGACTGTTAACGCGAAACCCTCCCCAACATACATAATAATACCGAATATGTATACACTCGATCGAAATCTAACCGTATCCATTCCTATTAGTCCGCGTACGTATCCATTAAACTCTATCTCTCGGTATTCCgcttttatatacgtatatatcttGGGGAGAACGGAGAATTCAAGAAGGATTCAGCGACGGTCAAAGTCTTACGAATTGCCATTGTAGAGAATCCTTGGAAACCGAGtagtaattgttatttaactcTCAAAGATTGAACGGAAGCTTGCGATCCAAGCATACGGTTGTTCCGGCTTAATCATTCGCTTACTTAGAATCCAGAGTTATCTTCCTCCTCGTTCACCCAACTTTCCATCGTTAGACGTTAGTTCCCCGAGGAACTTGGCGACCCTTGATGCCCCCAGATAAACTTAATAGAGGCGGACTAATTAGGCCGGAAAGTAGACCGGGCGAGATGGGATCGGAATCGCCATTCGAGTCCGCTTTTCGAGGACATACGCCAATAATTTCTACGGCCACTTGCTGCCACAGGAGAGCCCCAGAAGATGAAGCGATTCGCCGACCAACGTCATCCACGCGCATCCCGCATCCTGGATCGTCGTCGATAGCTCGACACCGTCAACTAGCCTGCTCGAATTCACCGCGGGGAGCGTACTTTTCCGGTTGACCATTCCGGAACCCCTTCACTGACACTTAAACCAAGCTCTACGTCCTCGCCAGCGTCGATATCCTCCTCTTGATCGTACCGAACGGGGTAAGaatccttcttttctctctttctctctctctctcttttcttcttcttcttcttctcgttaaACGTAACACAGTAAGATGCAACCGATCGAATTCGAAGCGCAACCCTCTCGACGGTAATCGGTTTAACAGAGAggagaattagaattttgttGAATCGATTCCATTAGGCGCTTTAAGCAGCTTGTTTGTCGAGGAGAaatagagagagggagagagagagaactgtTATATCGAACATCCACGAAGGGTGGAACGGCATCGAAATGATCTATGGGGGATACGAAATAGGGTgaacgaaggaagaagaatCGTTCTGACGATGCGTTGATCCACAGGCACGAAGGGAAAAGGTGAGAGAATAACATAATCGCGGGACGAGTCAAcggagaagaaggaaatttcGGACGCAGAACAAGAAGATGTCTTTCGTGTTCCGTTTCGTTCAGAAATTGCCGGAGGCAATTCTTGCGGGAGGATGAATGAATCAACGCCCGTTGATTCGCATATTCTGTTGTAGTTTcgtttgtatatttgtacatcTGTTGAATATTTGATTGACTTGCCGCAGGCGTGGCAAGATCACGTCTTAAAACCGCTAATTTCTTCGAGACTTCGGTTCAGCTTTTCTAAATGGAAACTCGTTCAATCAAATCAAAACAATATCGCCAaattttctcccctccccgttTAATCGAACGAAACTTCTTTTCTCGTTTCAGAACATCGTCGAGTGGCTCGACATCGTCCGAGAGCAAGCGAACGAAGGAGGATCTCGGAAGAACAGAAGAGGGTGGACCATCGAATGCAAACATCATGTTCACggatggaaaggaaaaaaaaagaaagaaagaaaaaagaaaaaaaggaatcgcaGTTGGATTCGacgttcgaaaaaagaaaaaagaaaaaaacaagagaTAGAAATCTCCGGccgtctctttttctcttcgaatcCCTCTCTTTCGCTCGAATACCCGGCCGAAAATGCGAGAAACGTGATAAACGTTGGCCGCGCGAACTAACGCCACCGACAAAACTATCGTGGCCAAATCAAATTTAAGTCCCATGAGTGTAAACTGCATTTACGGAGATATGTTTTTTCGGCCGTGTTCGCGCGGTCTGTTCCAACaagtttaattttctctcCCGGGATCCCCCTCCCCATCCCTCGCTCGTCAATCATTTACGcgtatcgaaaattaaaacttgaaattcGCAACGTGGAAATCGCAAAAGTATCGATTTTCCTCCCTCGTTCGTTTCCATTCCCATCCAAGAGTGGGGAGAGGAAGGGGGCGTCATCTTCCGACGTTTTCATATACATTAGAATCCCTGCGTAATCTTTCTTGAAAGCGAGTCGCAAATCCgtgttttcctttctttttcgaacgTCTCGTCGTCTCGCCGGGGAGATTTATATCGGCGGGGGTAAAAGAACGCGGCAGGTAAAGAGAGAATTGGAGAGGGGAAGAGAAGAGCAGGGAAGACGTCGTAAACCTTATCCGCAAGCACGTGCGGATCGTTAGAACACCACGTGGACGCGACGATTTCGTTTTACGGGATtgcaaaggaaagaaaggcaGGACACGGCCGATCCCAGGATCTTGTAATAGGATTTCCGGGATCAACGAGTCTTTCCACGAGGCGACTTAACAGTCTTCGAGGCAGGGGCGTAATTGACGCGCTTAAGTTCAAcgaatttcgaaaactttACCTCGTCGTATTTGTTTGTTCAACGTGAAGATCTGTCtagaaattttcttccaacGTTTGCAAGATTAAATCAAGCTCATCGAGCCGAGCTGCGATTAATTTGTACGGCGGGAACAACTGCCTCGAGGAACGACCAGGTGTTCCAAATCCGGAGCGAAATcaatcgtgaaaaaaagaCGCTCCTCGATTTTCGAGCGACAGTTCGTACTGTTCAGACGCGTCCAGGACGCGTATTCTTGTACAAAGTATTCCTTGTATTCCCTTTGAGCagcgtgtgtgtgcgcgcacGCGTCCAAGTGCGCCGATCGATCGAGACGTCGAACTCCAGATCCATACGTTCCGTTCTACGGGGGGGGCAGGTTTTTTAAGGAAAATCGTCGAACCGGGTGGGAAATTGGTCGACGGAGTCGTTTGCGGCTCCACTTCGGTCTCTCCGCGACAAGGGTGGTGGTTGCTTCGAGCCAAGGTTGAAGAAATCAGGCGGCAGTTTAATTAACGGAAAGTTCGCGGCAAGCATCGCCGTAAGAATTGTTACGGCCTCGACATCGGCCGAGTAATTGCATTTTCGGTGCACCGTCGTCGAATCGTAATATCGGCCTCGATTGGCCTCGGCGAAACGATCGCCGACGGAGAATGGCCAAGAAGGTAAGGGTGGAAAACACAAGCGCGTTGATAATAAAGGCGAACGGGACGACAACGACGGCCGAGCTACTcgttaagaagaaaaagaagaagaagaaggaaaagaggaagaggaagaagaggaagaaggaggcCAACGGGGCTGTAAAACGTTTCTCCAGACGCttctgcaataaaaaaaacatttgtgTTAAAATTGGGCGAAACTTGGACATCGGGCTTAAATTATCTTTCGCGTTTCTATCGATCGGGGAACACACGCACGCttgatttttacatttttagagCTATAAAGGATTACGTATAAATAGTTGTCGAACGAACGAGCGAACAGTGTTCCAGCGTTCTTCCGCGAGAGAAGAGGAAACTACTTTTGCCATTTCTagcaatatatcaaaaaaaaaaaaaaaaaaaacctttgcgaagagaagaaaatcgtGGCAGCGTATGATGTCCGTGCAAGCTTACTAGTGCCGCCGTGCTTTTTCGTTACAAATTCATTTCGTCGCTCGTACCTATCGAACGATTTATATGAAAGTCATCGTAAGTCATCGATGGCGCGCCGTTCCGTCTATTGCCGAGATCCCATCCCCAAACTAATCCCtcgtttcgaatcgttttGACCAAGTATGGTGTATATCATGATTGAAAAATCCTAATTTCTTTTCAGTCGATCGTTActaaaatagagagagagaaaaaaaaaatcaaagagaaTAAGCATAACGTAATATTAAAGTTACTCGACTCGACGTAATCCAGCAGTGGAACGGAACGACGGGTCTAATCATAGCGaacacaaaagaaaaatgtattttatgatattttacgcATAAAACGATCGTAAATCGAATATAGCGATTAGTCCAAGATAAACTTAAGTAGAGGTGTATAAAAAAGAACGCGAGATGTGCATAGCGTCGCGCAATATTCACTGAGGGCTGAGAAGTGAACGCGTCGATTTTGTCGAGCGAATGAAACAGGGCCGCGGAACAGTGATCGCGTGCGAACGATTGTACCAACCACGTTCATAGTTAATTACCTATAGAGTCGATCATTAACGTTAGCCCCGTAACGAGATCATCCTGTGCCAGGATCGCATCGAACTATGGAAAATGCGACCAATCTATTTCCGGAAAGtttgattttctcttttatacgCAAGTCGAAGGAAAATCGGCTTAACGATCCGCGGGAATCAACCCTCTCACTCACAGATAATATTAAGCGCTActgtaaaatattgtatattatttcacgttatttatttttcaatgtttttacTAGGAGACGCGTTTTTACGACACTCGAGAGAAATTATCGCGTAATGTTATATAGAAACATGAAACTCGTTCTGATCCGCGGTGCTGTGCCTACTTTTTCGTGACGAAACGAACCTGTCAATTTCCCAGTCTTCTAGTATCCCGAGATGaccgtaataaattaaatagaaaaaggacaaattacaatttagaagataataaaagaatttttgatcaTTGTTCAGATTTTTACAGTCACAGCGGATCAGCCGGAttagaatgtttataaaatttcaacgtaTTTCCAGCAGCTTTTGCAGTGTGTAAAACTAACCAGAGAAACCGAAGCAAATCTAGTCTAGGCGAGATTTAAGAGCGTAAGAGCTTGCGCGTTAAAGATTATTACGAACGTGCCGTCCGCCCTCAAAATGATCGGACGTGATCATAAGTGTGAAGCGCGTGAACGCAAGCTTGCCTTGTTCTCGAAAGTTAAGTAATGTTAGTTTTGAAAATGGAGGCCGATCAAACGATTCGTTTTGTTACGACTCGTGACGGGAAACGATTACGTTCCGCTATTGTCTAATAGCGAACGAAGTGCACTATGGATCGTATGGCTAACTCTAGCAGCACGAAATACTAACGAGTTAATAGCAAAATTGTTGTAAGGGAAAAACGAACGCTGCAGATATTAACGAAGCATAAGCCGCTGTTGATGTTTCCTAACATGAtcttcgatttcgatcgaagaGATCGGTTACAATAGGTACCGAAAACGAGAATGTTATGACCAAATACCAATTATTTGACatcgcgaaataaaataaaataccgaaaagaaaaaatttacttaaggcacaagatttatattgaatttcatttaaagacAAAATGATTCAAATCCGCCGCAATTATACCTAACGAAATATGCCTAGTCAACGTGTACGTGCTCCTAAGGTATTTTCATTCCGCATTTATCTATTTCGAGATTTTGTTTCGATAttcatgtaatattatttaatgataaattacgatattaaaaaaaaaaaaaaaaaaaaagaaaaaaaacagaatgaagaattcgataaatttggaGCATTCGtacacttaaaaatatttatgtaatgcTAACGATGTTACTTGCGATTTGGTATATGACGAACGTCAaacacgaaaaatattttattctagtCGTATCTTTCATGCTTTgccaagtaaaataatataattcctgTGTTAAGTGTAATAGtcaattatgttttaataaaatctgccAAGATTCttgtcaatattttctttccctAATCAcgagtaaattaaattaatcacgaTTAAATGaacagatataaatatataatcataaaagtaTATGACTAGGAAACTAGGATCCTCTGAGGAGAATTGGAATATCCTACAAAGTGAATatgcttataaaattatcacaattatatcaaaatatatattcatataaaaaactcTTCATAGATAATATTCATACATATGCATGTTcgaacaaatattcaaatcctTAAGAAGAACATGATTGcttataagttataattatttgtataaaataagaaatttaaataacagtcttaatattagttatagctaaaaagataaaatgaacatatgtttatatgtacatttcaattatcaagaaaaaatatataatacctaAACATTCTTATAGCTAACTATGGTATCCATCTTATGGAGAGAAGTTGAAAATGATCTTAACTGTACTTCTTGACTGTTCGCAATAAATACTGGTTGTGTTTCGTCCCATTCTTTAGGAATACCACAGTCAGGTACGGTATAagtcaaaatatcaaatgagCATAAACAATCTAATAATGGAAGAAAACTTACAGTAcctgaaatataaaagaaccAACAAAAcggattgtaatattttattaatgtagaaacgttttaataaaaaatcttaaatgaaTCTGAATTGAATGCAATAAGTTACCTGTGATTTGACGTATGACTTCACGAATCTCCTTTTGTATAGTTTTTACATCCTTTGTACCCACTTCCGGAAAGCTATTGTTCGTATTGTCATTAGAAGTGCTATTAGAAGTCTGACCTTCGTAATCCACTTTGAAATCCCATTTCTCTAAAACTTCTTTGGTATTTACATTTGTTATAACAAGTGTTATCTTTTGTACTTTTCGTTGAATAAGCCATTCTTGAATCTGACCAAGAACAGTATTTAAAAATCCTTTGATCTTTTCATCCGTCGACATTAAAACGAATAAACCAAAATGTTCAGCATGTTCAAACGTTTCTGGTGGATAAATACctctttgatataaaatactgTTTACTCCATAAACTGcaacaaaaaatacaatatattataataataatccattcaataaaattttaagcaatgatcggcaaaaatattttaaaagaatataaaaaataagatcaaCTTACGAAGATATTCTTTAACCAACTCTGCTGAACCTTTCAACGTaatacattttgttttttgctGAGTTTctgtcataatttttaaagatctaACACAAAATACAATGAATAACCTAAATTTCTGTTCAAAATCTAACAGTTTTGTAGGTTACAAGAAAGGCGGtttatcatttgaaaatatccAATGCACTACCTACTGACCGATATTTCACCAATCAGAAAAGAAACgttcataaaataaactatgATTTGacgtacaattttaaaaataatatcgattacagaaaaaatataacataattaaaggAAATCaattgagaattttaaaaatatatataattataaataaattataaatatttaactatttaattaatatataaaaattattaaacttatcaCCAATCGAGAATTACGTCATATCATATGTGTTCCACAACTAACATGTTACCATACAGGAATAACGCCATCTTCAATCAACGTAATTCGCGTTCGATTGTAGCGCCATACATATAAGAATGGAGAACGTGTGTGATTATCGTGCATCCAATTGCGGTTAACTTTCAAGCTCTTTTCACGCGTCCATCATGGCATCCACTGAAGAACTGAGTGTCTCTGCCCttgtatatgattatttattgaaaaaagacgCGTCACTGGCAAAggtttttcaaaagaaaacgaaagcgGTAAGGTTATAAGAaacttttgtatatatatatacagtagTTGATCGATTTTCAAGATGTTAATATCCATGCGGTACCAGAAGTACCGCCATTTAGCCATACCACGTGGGCActtatattcgttattttatatttcaaatttatattaaaataaaattgtctatttattctctttattttctagataaatgttatttaatacttttaaacaTATGTTTCTTATgcgaaatattatagataataattaatttaattataaaaataatacgacCTTCATTTAcgatcatttattttctttttagccCACATTACCAAAAGGTGCACCAACAATTCTAGATGTATATCAACATTATCAAAAAACAtctcagaaaaaattaaatgtaaaagcaCAAGCTAAAGACAGCAGTTCAGATACAAGTTCAGAAAGTGAGGAAGAAACgccaaaaaaaatttctcaaataaatgGTAAAACTACAGTTAAtgctgtaataaataataaaaaaaatgaatcttcTTCAGAAGATACCTCCagcgaaaatgaaaaagcacTCAAAGTAGTTACAAAAGCTAAAACTGCTGTTAAAACATCTAAAGCATCAcctgtaaagaaaaaagaaagtacaGATGAAAGTTCTtcagaggaggaagaagagacaCCAAAAACACAACCTAAAGCAGTATCAACACCTAAAATATCTAAAGAGCAAAAATCTTCAGATGATTCTGATTCGGAAAGTGAAGAAGAATCTAAAGCAAACATAACCgcaaaaacaaatacaaaatcaattataacatCTAAGGCAAAGATTGGAACCAATCAAAAGGAATCTTCAAGTGAAGATAGTAGTGAAAATGAAGATGAAAGTCCAGTTAAACcagtattaaaaaaagcaaCGCCTATTCCACCAACAAAATCAACagcgaaaaaggaagaatctTCCAGTGATGATTCTGATGATTCGTCAGAAGAAGAAAGTGCTAAACCACAATTACCAATCAAAactaaatcaattataaaaccTGCCAATATTACTAAACCACAGGAATCATCAAATGATGATTCTGATGATTCATCAGAAAAAACAACTGTTGCAAAGACATCAGGTATTAAATCTaatcaagaaaagaaaaaacaagaaaaaaatgttcaacaaaagaaagaagcaataaaagttggaaaacaaaataaaggtTTAGTTACTAAATCAATGGTAACAGTGACTAAAGAAGAATCATCATCTAGTGAAGAAAGCAGTGAAGAAGAAGCTAAAAAAACTAACATTCTTCAATCAGTTGCCAGTAAAAGTCCATCTAAAAAGGAAGAGTCTTCTAGTGAAGACAGTAGTGAAGAAGAACCACAAGTTAAAAAGGTCCAACCAGTAGCACCATTTTCATTCATCACAAAAAATGTTCCAGCTAAGCAAGAAGAGTCTTCAAGTGAAGATAGCAGCGAAGAAGAACCACCAGCCAAAAAAGTTGCTGCTTCAGTAGCACCAGTAACACCAAAAAAAGTGTCTATTAAGAACGAAGAATCTTCTTCTAGTGAAGATAGcagtgaagaagaagaatcacCAACCAAAAAACCTGTTTCTGCTAAAATAACACCAGCTAATACTGTAATTAAGAAAACAGAATCTTCTAGTGAAGATTCTGATGATTccgatgaaaatgaaaaatcaattacaaaatCAACAACAAAATCAATAGGAAAGAAAGATGAGTCTAGTTCTGAAGATTCATCTGAATCTGAAGATGAAAAACCAGTACCTATCAAAATACCAGTACCTACAAAAACAATTACGAAAACTGATACTAAAAAGGAATCATCCAGTGAAGATTCTGATTCAGATTCATCAGAAGAGGAAAAACCAAAAGCAATGcctatttcaaaatcaaaaacaaCAGAAATTAAACAAGATACAGGagaaaaatc harbors:
- the LOC107999518 gene encoding mitotic spindle assembly checkpoint protein MAD2A isoform X2; translated protein: MTETQQKTKCITLKGSAELVKEYLLYGVNSILYQRGIYPPETFEHAEHFGLFVLMSTDEKIKGFLNTVLGQIQEWLIQRKVQKITLVITNVNTKEVLEKWDFKVDYEGQTSNSTSNDNTNNSFPEVGTKDVKTIQKEIREVIRQITEWDETQPVFIANSQEVQLRSFSTSLHKMDTIVSYKNV
- the LOC107999518 gene encoding mitotic spindle assembly checkpoint protein MAD2A isoform X1; translated protein: MTETQQKTKCITLKGSAELVKEYLLYGVNSILYQRGIYPPETFEHAEHFGLFVLMSTDEKIKGFLNTVLGQIQEWLIQRKVQKITLVITNVNTKEVLEKWDFKVDYEGQTSNSTSNDNTNNSFPEVGTKDVKTIQKEIREVIRQITGTVSFLPLLDCLCSFDILTYTVPDCGIPKEWDETQPVFIANSQEVQLRSFSTSLHKMDTIVSYKNV
- the LOC107999515 gene encoding nucleolar protein dao-5 isoform X3, whose protein sequence is MASTEELSVSALVYDYLLKKDASLAKVFQKKTKAPTLPKGAPTILDVYQHYQKTSQKKLNVKAQAKDSSSDTSSESEEETPKKISQINGKTTVNAVINNKKNESSSEDTSSENEKALKVVTKAKTAVKTSKASPVKKKESTDESSSEEEEETPKTQPKAVSTPKISKEQKSSDDSDSESEEESKANITAKTNTKSIITSKAKIGTNQKESSSEDSSENEDESPVKPVLKKATPIPPTKSTAKKEESSSDDSDDSSEEESAKPQLPIKTKSIIKPANITKPQESSNDDSDDSSEKTTVAKTSGIKSNQEKKKQEKNVQQKKEAIKVGKQNKGLVTKSMVTVTKEESSSSEESSEEEAKKTNILQSVASKSPSKKEESSSEDSSEEEPQVKKVQPVAPFSFITKNVPAKQEESSSEDSSEEEPPAKKVAASVAPVTPKKVSIKNEESSSSEDSSEEEESPTKKPVSAKITPANTVIKKTESSSEDSDDSDENEKSITKSTTKSIGKKDESSSEDSSESEDEKPVPIKIPVPTKTITKTDTKKESSSEDSDSDSSEEEKPKAMPISKSKTTEIKQDTGEKSQKTPKAEKRKHKEIEQEKDDEDIEKPPVKAQKNNYSNFVKANNSFNNDKQPKNTPFRRVKDDEVELDPKLANNSFEAKKGARGSWGEKANQDLKYTRGKSFRHEKTKKKRGSYRGGQIDTSVNSIKFDD
- the LOC107999515 gene encoding nucleolar and coiled-body phosphoprotein 1 isoform X1; the encoded protein is MASTEELSVSALVYDYLLKKDASLAKVFQKKTKAPTLPKGAPTILDVYQHYQKTSQKKLNVKAQAKDSSSDTSSESEEETPKKISQINGKTTVNAVINNKKNESSSEDTSSENEKALKVVTKAKTAVKTSKASPVKKKESTDESSSEEEEETPKTQPKAVSTPKISKEQKSSDDSDSESEEESKANITAKTNTKSIITSKAKIGTNQKESSSEDSSENEDESPVKPVLKKATPIPPTKSTAKKEESSSDDSDDSSEEESAKPQLPIKTKSIIKPANITKPQESSNDDSDDSSEKTTVAKTSGIKSNQEKKKQEKNVQQKKEAIKVGKQNKGLVTKSMVTVTKEESSSSEESSEEEAKKTNILQSVASKSPSKKEESSSEDSSEEEPQVKKVQPVAPFSFITKNVPAKQEESSSEDSSEEEPPAKKVAASVAPVTPKKVSIKNEESSSSEDSSEEEESPTKKPVSAKITPANTVIKKTESSSEDSDDSDENEKSITKSTTKSIGKKDESSSEDSSESEDEKPVPIKIPVPTKTITKTDTKKESSSEDSDSDSSEEEKPKAMPISKSKTTEIKQDTGEKSQKTPKAEKRKHKEIEQEKDDEDIEKPPVKAQKNNYSNFVKANNSFNNDKQPKNTPFRRVKDDEVELDPKLANNSFEAKEDNQEEGGFKKHGGRGGFGGGKGSFGRGEFKGGRGGDKDRGGRGDKGGRSGFKGGRGNFRGGFDNRRSWGGNDRGNDNEGGKSDGFRKSWGNNDRGGRGGFRGGKGNFDKKRSFGSTPVQNKKITFDD
- the LOC107999515 gene encoding nucleolar and coiled-body phosphoprotein 1 isoform X2 — its product is MASTEELSVSALVYDYLLKKDASLAKVFQKKTKAPTLPKGAPTILDVYQHYQKTSQKKLNVKAQAKDSSSDTSSESEEETPKKISQINGKTTVNAVINNKKNESSSEDTSSENEKALKVVTKAKTAVKTSKASPVKKKESTDESSSEEEEETPKTQPKAVSTPKISKEQKSSDDSDSESEEESKANITAKTNTKSIITSKAKIGTNQKESSSEDSSENEDESPVKPVLKKATPIPPTKSTAKKEESSSDDSDDSSEEESAKPQLPIKTKSIIKPANITKPQESSNDDSDDSSEKTTVAKTSGIKSNQEKKKQEKNVQQKKEAIKVGKQNKGLVTKSMVTVTKEESSSSEESSEEEAKKTNILQSVASKSPSKKEESSSEDSSEEEPQVKKVQPVAPFSFITKNVPAKQEESSSEDSSEEEPPAKKVAASVAPVTPKKVSIKNEESSSSEDSSEEEESPTKKPVSAKITPANTVIKKTESSSEDSDDSDENEKSITKSTTKSIGKKDESSSEDSSESEDEKPVPIKIPVPTKTITKTDTKKESSSEDSDSDSSEEEKPKAMPISKSKTTEIKQDTGEKSQKTPKAEKRKHKEIEQEKDDEDIEKPPVKAQKNNYSNFVKANNSFNNDKEDNQEEGGFKKHGGRGGFGGGKGSFGRGEFKGGRGGDKDRGGRGDKGGRSGFKGGRGNFRGGFDNRRSWGGNDRGNDNEGGKSDGFRKSWGNNDRGGRGGFRGGKGNFDKKRSFGSTPVQNKKITFDD